In one window of Thunnus thynnus chromosome 23, fThuThy2.1, whole genome shotgun sequence DNA:
- the tmem168a gene encoding transmembrane protein 168-A, translating to MAQEEEEEQLTVDGPKEVDMFTSVRCLGYLSSINLLVAVCVGMYVRWEVTNEPMILVIFILGLFVLGIASILHYYFAMEKASLSLFHLWFGFLLGLLCFLNSPTLDSNVKELVTNYLLLASVVMKTVWAVTERVCSSVRYKPILLTSAELLELLGFGIASTTMLLHKSIAIIGLVVALGALIVDLRMKSLLALPNLVNFALVTSLVFFQALGITANPYALGCYLGRLLCEPVLDVYFSGLGPSERWMPVLSLGKVWRRLSLLPLSLVELAFFVLAALKLGHLELWYLVIPGFCLFGLFWSICHIILLITIWGFHTKLSDCQKAWRAQRSSSRSLDQVMASRGIRHFCLISERLVFFSLLSTVILGAVSWQPSNGLFLSALLVVLPLESLAHGLFHELGSCLGGTCVGYALVIPTAYCSADGQPTLLPPEHVQQLNLRSTGMLNNVQRLFSHHMIQTFGCDYSTSGVTLEAVQTKLRNFLELRTVDGPRHDTYLIFYSGHTHKGTGAWALAGGESLHLAQLLELWKEKNTGHCSRLILVLDTENSLPWVKEVRRVEGIHIAVQGAELSVTRVDPEAGDIPYLGDFTSEWVEFNCNPDSDTQWSEKGRTVTAVYGVSKRWSDYTLHLPTGSDVAKHWKTHFPKATYPMVHLSNWCCGLNLFWLCSVCLRCFRRCKLAWFPPAVLDTGQGIKLVHS from the exons ATGgctcaggaggaggaagaagagcagcTGACGGTCGACGGACCCAAGGAGGTGGACATGTTTACATCAGTCCGTTGCCTAGGCTACCTGTCCAGCATCAACCTCCTTGTGGCGGTATGCGTCGGCATGTACGTACGCTGGGAGGTGACAAATGAACCAATGATTCTGGTCATCTTCATCTTGGGTCTTTTTGTCCTAGGAATAGCCAGCATCCTCCATTACTACTTTGCTATGGAGAAAGCCAGCCTCAGCTTGTTCCATTTGTGGTTTGGCTTTCTGCTTGGTCTCCTGTGCTTCCTCAACAGCCCCACATTGGATTCGAATGTCAAGGAACTGGTCACCAACTATCTCCTCCTAGCCAGTGTAGTCATGAAAACAGTATGGGCTGTAACAGAGCGAGTATGCAGCTCCGTCCGTTACAAACCCATCTTGCTTACGTCAGCTGAGCTACTGGAGCTCCTGGGATTTGGCATTGCCAGCACTACCATGCTGCTTCACAAGTCAATCGCCATAATAGGCTTGGTAGTGGCCTTGGGTGCTCTCATTGTAGACCTGAGGATGAAATCCCTGCTGGCTTTGCCCAACCTGGTCAATTTTGCCTTGGTTACCTCCCTTGTGTTTTTCCAAGCCTTAGGCATCACAGCCAACCCTTATGCCTTAGGCTGCTACCTGGGCAGGCTGCTGTGTGAGCCTGTGTTGGATGTGTACTTCAGTGGGCTGGGACCCAGCGAGCGCTGGATGCCAGTGCTCTCTCTGGGGAAGGTGTGGAGGAGGCTGTCTCTGTTGCCTCTGAGTCTGGTTGAGCTGGCCTTCTTTGTCCTGGCAGCCTTAAAG CTGGGCCACTTGGAGCTGTGGTATCTGGTGATCCCAGGCTTCTGTCTGTTTGGCCTTTTCTGGTCCATCTGCCACATAATTCTACTGATCACAATATGGGGCTTCCACACCAAGCTGAGCGACTGTCAGAAGGCCTGGCGGGCCCAGCGATCCAGTAGCCGGAGTCTGGACCAAGTAATGGCCTCTAGGGGCATTCGACACTTCTGCCTCATTTCAGAGCGCTTGGTGTTCTTTAGTCTGCTGTCAACGGTCATACTGGGGGCTGTGTCTTGGCAG cCATCCAACGGTCTCTTTCTCAGCGCTCTGCTGGTGGTGCTGCCTTTGGAGTCTCTGGCTCATGGTCTGTTCCACGAGCTGGGCAGCTGCCTGGGGGGAACCTGTGTTGGCTACGCTCTGGTCATACCTACAGCATACTGCAG CGCCGATGGCCAGCCCACTCTCCTACCACCTGAGCACGTACAACAGTTAAACCTGCGCTCCACGGGTATGCTGAACAACGTGCAGCGTCTCTTCTCCCACCACATGATCCAGACATTCGGCTGCGACTACTCCACCAGCGGTGTCACACTGGAAGCCGTGCAGACCAAGCTGCGCAACTTTCTGGAGCTTCGTACTGTAGACGGGCCACGCCATGACACCTATCTGATTTTCTACAgcgggcacacacacaaaggcactGGGGCATGGGCTCTAGCTG GAGGTGAGAGTCTTCATCTGGCCCAGTTGCTGGAGTTATGGAAGGAGAAGAACACTGGCCACTGCTCCCGTCTCATCCTGGTCCTGGACACTGAGAACTCCCTCCCCTGGGTCAAGGAGGTGCGTAGAGTGGAGGGTATCCACATAGCCGTGCAGGGGGCCGAGCTGTCCGTCACCAGGGTGGACCCGGAGGCTGGAGACATCCCCTATCTCGGAGACTTCACTTCCGAATGGGTGGAATTCAACTGCAACCCAGACAGCGACACCCAATGGTCAGAAAAGGGAAGGACAGTGACAGCCGTCTACGGCGTGTCCAAGCGCTGGAGCGACTACACGCTTCACCTGCCTACAGGAAGTGACGTGGCCAAGCATTGGAAGACCCACTTTCCCAAGGCTACCTATCCCATGGTGCACCTCTCCAACTGGTGCTGCGGCCTCAACTTGTTCTGGTTATGCAGCGTGTGTCTGCGCTGCTTCAGGAGGTGTAAACTAGCTTGGTTCCCACCAGCTGTACTGGACACTGGGCAGGGCATTAAACTGGTGCACTCATAA